From the Deinococcus radiophilus genome, one window contains:
- a CDS encoding DNA gyrase subunit B has protein sequence MTNANNYTADSISILKGLEAVRKRPGMYVQGGTGIDGYHQLLTEIIDNAIDEGLAGFADEITVTMHADGSATVTDNGRGIPVDIMKSEGRPAIEVIFTELHAGGKFGQGAYKVSGGLHGVGSSVVNALSTYLDVTVNKGGQLHHVRFEKGEVVTPLEVLGKTPKDVTYSSSVSFHPDPEVFREFHNQFDYERIRRRLRELAYLTGLKIVLRDERTELHAGEVREETFFEQGGIANFAESLVSDAGKLLYDQAIVMRGTHGEVEVEVAFIHANTYSSDNILTYANMIRTRDGGTPLTGFKTAYTRILNKYAKDKNLVKSGNPAPSGDDLLEGIYCVISVKLGDPQFESQAKVKLLNSEAQTAVNAIVGEKFSEFLEENPKVGKTIVEKAAEAARAREAARKARDIVRRSNPLENDDLPGKLADCSSQGPAESELFIVEGNSAGGSAKSGRERRFQAILPLRGKILNVEKAELNKSLKNAEIRSMIAAIGAGVDGSGDQLRFDVEQLRYHKVIIMTDADMDGGHITTLLLTFFFRYMKPVVEHGHLYIAQPPLYRIMVGRSKTGEYLYSDEELRAKVNEANKAGKKFEIQRFKGLGEMNADQLWDTTMNPETRVLKQVTIEDLLAANETFEDLMGSDVQPRKVFIQENARFADITV, from the coding sequence ATGACCAACGCGAACAACTACACCGCTGATTCCATCAGTATTCTCAAAGGTCTGGAAGCCGTCCGCAAACGCCCCGGCATGTATGTGCAGGGCGGCACCGGCATTGACGGCTACCACCAGCTGCTCACCGAAATTATCGATAATGCCATTGATGAGGGTCTGGCCGGCTTTGCCGACGAGATCACCGTGACCATGCACGCCGACGGCAGTGCCACCGTGACTGACAATGGACGCGGGATTCCTGTGGACATCATGAAGTCCGAAGGCCGCCCCGCCATCGAAGTCATCTTTACCGAGTTGCACGCCGGCGGTAAGTTCGGCCAGGGCGCCTACAAGGTGTCGGGCGGTCTGCACGGCGTGGGCAGCAGTGTCGTGAACGCGCTGAGCACTTACCTGGATGTCACGGTGAATAAGGGCGGTCAACTGCACCACGTCCGCTTTGAAAAAGGCGAAGTGGTCACGCCGCTGGAAGTGCTGGGCAAGACGCCCAAGGACGTAACCTACTCCTCCAGCGTCAGCTTTCACCCTGACCCTGAGGTGTTCAGGGAGTTCCACAACCAGTTCGACTACGAGCGCATTCGCCGCCGCCTGCGCGAACTGGCTTACCTGACCGGCCTGAAAATCGTGCTGCGCGACGAGCGCACCGAACTGCACGCGGGCGAGGTCCGCGAGGAGACTTTCTTCGAGCAGGGCGGCATCGCCAACTTTGCCGAGTCGCTCGTGTCGGACGCGGGCAAGCTGCTGTACGACCAAGCCATCGTGATGCGTGGCACGCACGGCGAAGTGGAAGTGGAAGTGGCGTTTATTCACGCCAACACCTATTCCAGCGACAACATCCTGACCTACGCCAACATGATTCGCACCCGTGACGGCGGCACTCCGCTGACCGGCTTCAAGACGGCGTACACCCGGATCCTGAACAAATACGCCAAGGACAAGAACCTGGTCAAGAGCGGTAACCCCGCCCCCAGCGGTGACGACCTGCTCGAAGGCATCTACTGCGTGATCAGCGTGAAGCTGGGTGACCCGCAGTTCGAGTCCCAGGCCAAGGTCAAGCTGCTGAACTCCGAGGCGCAAACTGCGGTGAATGCCATCGTGGGTGAAAAGTTCTCTGAATTTCTGGAGGAAAATCCCAAGGTCGGCAAAACCATCGTGGAAAAAGCCGCCGAAGCCGCCCGCGCCCGCGAAGCGGCCCGCAAGGCCCGCGACATCGTGCGCCGCTCCAATCCGCTGGAAAACGACGACCTGCCCGGCAAGCTGGCCGACTGCTCCTCGCAGGGCCCCGCCGAATCCGAGCTGTTTATCGTGGAAGGGAACTCAGCCGGTGGCAGCGCCAAGAGCGGCCGTGAGCGCCGCTTCCAGGCGATTTTGCCCCTGCGCGGCAAGATTCTGAACGTCGAAAAAGCCGAGCTGAACAAGAGCCTCAAGAACGCCGAAATTCGCAGCATGATCGCGGCGATCGGGGCCGGGGTGGACGGCAGCGGCGACCAACTGCGCTTCGATGTCGAGCAGCTGCGTTACCACAAGGTGATCATCATGACCGACGCCGACATGGACGGCGGGCACATCACCACGCTACTGCTGACCTTTTTCTTCCGCTACATGAAGCCGGTCGTAGAGCACGGTCACCTGTATATCGCCCAGCCGCCGCTGTACCGCATCATGGTGGGCCGCAGCAAGACCGGCGAGTACCTCTACTCCGACGAGGAACTGCGCGCCAAGGTGAATGAAGCCAACAAAGCCGGCAAGAAGTTCGAGATTCAGCGCTTTAAGGGCCTGGGTGAGATGAACGCCGACCAGCTGTGGGACACCACCATGAACCCCGAAACGCGGGTGCTCAAGCAAGTCACCATCGAAGACCTGCTGGCCGCCAACGAAACTTTCGAGGACCTGATGGGCAGCGATGTGCAGCCGCGCAAGGTGTTTATCCAGGAAAACGCCCGCTTCGCTGATATTACGGTGTGA
- a CDS encoding HD domain-containing phosphohydrolase, whose protein sequence is MFRFNRPKKDEAPGASDERVLVAAQNDPTRVLADLLGKPNVEGLLEGALEHAASLLGGNVKGYAVLRKGQDTVSAVRGYPKTLLGLSLSGPWAQMRPRLLADGPKELYSMNTQDVVRQLDAAGMNEVSTTVIVPLVDKGRNVGALILDQFQSGGVSQNQQEALNRWGSAVTPLLSVFDTREEWRQGSRQLTIALVEAVESQDFDALGHAQQVADISGQLGRQLGLNERELEQLWYGAILHDVGKINGDQGHASIGANFLHAVPHLADAQKAIRHHHEHFDGSGEPDKLVGEDIPLYARIIAVANALVHVGDAARLKGQAGKNLDPRLVELAQKLPPRS, encoded by the coding sequence GTGTTCCGATTCAACCGACCGAAAAAAGACGAGGCGCCAGGGGCCAGCGACGAGCGGGTGTTGGTGGCGGCGCAGAACGATCCCACCCGTGTACTGGCTGACTTGCTGGGCAAGCCCAACGTGGAAGGCCTGCTGGAAGGTGCCCTGGAGCACGCCGCGTCCTTGCTGGGCGGCAATGTCAAGGGTTACGCGGTGCTGCGGAAGGGGCAGGACACGGTCAGCGCGGTGCGCGGCTATCCCAAGACCCTGCTGGGCCTCAGCCTGTCGGGTCCCTGGGCGCAGATGCGGCCCCGCCTGCTGGCCGACGGTCCCAAAGAGCTGTATTCCATGAATACCCAGGACGTGGTGCGCCAGTTGGACGCTGCAGGCATGAACGAGGTCAGCACCACCGTGATCGTGCCGCTGGTGGATAAAGGCCGCAATGTGGGCGCCCTGATCTTGGATCAATTCCAGTCGGGCGGAGTGTCGCAGAACCAGCAAGAAGCCCTCAACCGTTGGGGCAGTGCCGTCACGCCGCTGCTGAGTGTATTCGACACCCGCGAAGAGTGGCGTCAGGGATCGCGCCAACTGACCATTGCCCTGGTCGAAGCAGTTGAGAGTCAGGACTTCGACGCGCTGGGTCACGCCCAGCAGGTGGCCGACATCAGCGGTCAGCTGGGCCGTCAGCTGGGCCTGAACGAACGTGAATTGGAGCAACTCTGGTACGGCGCCATTCTGCACGACGTGGGCAAGATCAACGGAGATCAGGGCCATGCCAGCATCGGGGCCAATTTCCTGCATGCCGTCCCGCATCTGGCCGATGCCCAGAAAGCCATTCGGCATCACCACGAGCATTTTGACGGCAGCGGCGAACCTGACAAACTGGTCGGTGAAGATATTCCGCTCTACGCCCGCATTATCGCGGTGGCCAATGCCCTGGTGCATGTCGGTGACGCCGCGCGGCTCAAGGGTCAGGCAGGTAAGAATCTGGACCCCCGCCTGGTCGAACTGGCGCAGAAGCTTCCGCCACGCAGCTGA
- the queG gene encoding tRNA epoxyqueuosine(34) reductase QueG, with translation MSDAAQTLADLALELGADAVAWADADIPSSAVEEYAVWLRAGRHARMDYLERQLPRRADLGTSLPGAGRVLVLGISHAYPAPPQPAGGIRLGRVARYAWTTDYHDQLQPVLERLEGEAAALGVRAKGYVDHGPVMERLLGAQAALGWRSKSGMLVSTELGAFFTLAVLLTDLEPQGEDTGHPDRCGRCFRCGLSCPTGAIGPDRKIDANRCLSYLTIEHRGPLPWEHRTALGDWLFGCDICCRVCPWSEKAGPLARLFQPHAEFVYPDLSRFFGVSERRFTREWAGSALLRPRRKGMARNALNVLGNLRDPHGWPLLGAGAEDPAWEVREAAAWALAQWGEWAEVERLRGDDHESVRASVERLLTEKG, from the coding sequence ATGTCGGACGCTGCCCAGACCCTAGCTGATCTGGCCCTGGAGCTAGGCGCCGACGCTGTGGCCTGGGCTGATGCGGATATCCCGAGCAGCGCGGTAGAAGAATATGCAGTCTGGCTGCGTGCAGGACGCCACGCCCGGATGGACTATCTGGAACGACAACTGCCGCGCCGCGCCGACTTGGGGACATCGCTGCCTGGCGCTGGACGGGTCTTGGTGCTGGGCATCTCTCACGCTTACCCGGCTCCGCCGCAGCCGGCGGGCGGCATCCGGCTGGGGCGGGTGGCCCGCTACGCCTGGACCACCGACTATCACGATCAGTTACAGCCTGTCCTGGAACGGCTGGAGGGCGAGGCGGCGGCACTGGGCGTGCGGGCCAAAGGTTATGTGGACCACGGCCCCGTGATGGAGCGGCTGCTCGGCGCCCAAGCAGCGCTGGGCTGGCGCAGCAAGAGCGGCATGCTGGTCAGTACCGAGTTGGGAGCCTTTTTCACGCTGGCCGTGCTGCTGACCGATCTGGAGCCGCAGGGTGAAGACACGGGTCACCCGGACCGCTGCGGGCGCTGCTTTCGCTGCGGCCTGAGCTGTCCCACCGGCGCGATCGGCCCGGACCGCAAAATCGATGCGAATCGCTGCCTGAGTTACCTTACCATTGAGCACCGGGGGCCGCTGCCCTGGGAACACCGCACTGCACTGGGCGACTGGCTGTTCGGCTGCGATATCTGCTGCAGGGTCTGTCCCTGGAGCGAAAAGGCTGGCCCACTGGCCCGCCTCTTTCAGCCCCACGCCGAGTTTGTGTACCCAGACCTGAGCCGATTTTTTGGGGTATCGGAGCGGCGATTCACGCGCGAGTGGGCCGGCAGTGCCCTGCTGCGCCCGCGCCGCAAGGGCATGGCCCGCAACGCGCTGAACGTGCTGGGCAACCTGCGCGACCCCCACGGCTGGCCGCTGCTGGGGGCAGGGGCAGAGGACCCTGCCTGGGAAGTCCGCGAGGCCGCCGCCTGGGCGCTGGCGCAGTGGGGAGAGTGGGCCGAGGTCGAACGTCTACGCGGCGACGACCATGAGAGCGTGCGGGCGAGTGTCGAGCGGCTGCTGACGGAAAAAGGCTAA
- a CDS encoding YkgJ family cysteine cluster protein: MNPSPPRPTPQTEAVTAAVQQAYANYGQAASRWMDEFFAEGGRIFCGAGCFGCCNMPIRLSLAEALVVRDALSAEKLAAVEAHARQVIGNARMAPDDDTYVRRHRLEVGYCPLLDRTTGQCSEYAARPTRCRDTFSAFPARYCEEGHWESLSTREKRQYARDVARTPGTDGELHYVAPLEYLSEPVWDTAAEMMSQAFGVQVWGDFWVLVTLSARADFMAAIELGDAKAAWGAAKRAGLAHPMILEIE; the protein is encoded by the coding sequence ATGAACCCTTCCCCCCCCCGCCCCACTCCTCAGACCGAGGCCGTCACCGCCGCCGTGCAGCAGGCGTACGCCAACTATGGCCAGGCCGCCAGCCGCTGGATGGATGAATTTTTTGCCGAAGGGGGCCGAATTTTCTGCGGCGCTGGATGTTTCGGCTGCTGCAACATGCCGATTCGCCTGAGCCTCGCCGAAGCGCTGGTGGTCCGGGACGCCCTGAGCGCCGAGAAGTTGGCGGCTGTGGAAGCCCATGCCCGGCAGGTCATCGGCAACGCCCGTATGGCTCCCGACGATGACACCTATGTACGCCGCCACCGCCTGGAAGTGGGATACTGCCCGCTGCTGGACCGCACCACCGGGCAGTGCAGCGAGTATGCGGCGCGCCCCACCCGCTGCCGCGACACCTTCAGCGCTTTTCCGGCCCGTTACTGCGAGGAGGGCCACTGGGAGTCGCTAAGCACACGCGAGAAGCGGCAGTACGCCCGCGACGTGGCCCGCACCCCCGGCACCGACGGTGAACTGCACTACGTGGCCCCACTGGAATACCTCTCGGAACCGGTCTGGGACACCGCCGCCGAGATGATGAGCCAGGCCTTTGGGGTACAGGTCTGGGGTGACTTCTGGGTACTGGTCACGCTCAGTGCACGCGCCGACTTCATGGCCGCCATAGAACTGGGCGACGCAAAAGCCGCATGGGGGGCCGCCAAACGGGCCGGGCTGGCGCATCCGATGATCCTGGAAATCGAATAA
- the murD gene encoding UDP-N-acetylmuramoyl-L-alanine--D-glutamate ligase has translation MTDRINPHSPSCPPWLVYGLGRSGRGAARFLAAQGEQAHWLDARPQPEDLTLMEQLGFQRGGVARPYRTVIAAPGVPIDHPDLLALQANGAEIIGEVALAARMRPEVTLVGVTGTAGKGGTTTLTAQLLRAAGVDALEGGNIDPPLLDIVDRCEVAVVELSSFQLERTAGTRFPVAVITNLGVDHLDRHLTVPEYHAAKLHIMDGQQPGDVLVLPPLEAPGGGHLAALRKYAGARHFVPGQITLAGGTPVLDASELPTGIHPANAAAAVLAAEATLHHLGRTQPDLVGTLAQGLRQAQPIRGRFEEVGRLGGIRLIEDSIATRTIAVRSALEQAPAPVVWLVGGRDKGAELAPLRGAAQGRVRHVVAFGEDGPRFAAELGLPYTVIPMQAGQGAQAMQDAVTEALRYLPEGQGSVLLAPIGTSFDLFANYQERGAAFRQAVEERLAPSSAADLQETPA, from the coding sequence GTGACCGACCGGATCAACCCCCATTCTCCCAGCTGCCCGCCTTGGCTGGTCTACGGCCTGGGCCGCAGTGGCCGGGGCGCCGCCCGCTTCCTGGCGGCCCAGGGCGAGCAGGCCCACTGGCTGGACGCCCGCCCACAGCCTGAAGACCTGACGCTGATGGAACAGCTCGGCTTCCAGCGCGGCGGCGTAGCCCGCCCCTACCGCACGGTGATCGCCGCGCCTGGCGTACCGATTGATCACCCTGACCTGTTGGCCCTGCAGGCCAATGGTGCCGAGATCATCGGTGAGGTGGCCCTGGCGGCACGTATGCGACCGGAAGTGACTCTGGTGGGCGTGACCGGTACGGCGGGCAAGGGCGGCACCACCACCCTGACCGCGCAGCTGCTGCGGGCCGCCGGGGTCGATGCGCTGGAGGGCGGCAATATAGACCCGCCGCTGCTGGACATCGTGGACCGCTGCGAGGTGGCGGTGGTAGAGCTGAGCAGCTTTCAGCTGGAGCGCACCGCAGGAACCCGCTTTCCGGTCGCGGTCATCACCAACCTGGGGGTGGATCACCTGGACCGGCACCTCACCGTGCCGGAGTATCACGCCGCCAAGCTGCACATCATGGACGGTCAGCAGCCTGGTGACGTGCTGGTGCTGCCGCCACTGGAGGCCCCTGGCGGGGGTCATCTGGCGGCACTCCGGAAATACGCGGGCGCACGGCATTTCGTGCCCGGCCAGATTACGCTGGCGGGCGGCACCCCCGTGCTAGACGCGTCTGAGTTGCCCACCGGTATTCACCCGGCCAACGCAGCAGCAGCGGTCTTGGCGGCAGAGGCTACCCTGCACCATTTGGGCCGTACACAGCCTGATCTGGTAGGTACACTGGCCCAGGGCTTACGTCAGGCCCAACCGATCCGGGGCCGTTTTGAAGAAGTGGGACGGCTGGGAGGTATCCGCTTGATCGAGGATTCCATCGCTACCCGGACCATTGCGGTGCGCTCGGCCCTGGAACAAGCCCCTGCCCCAGTGGTCTGGCTGGTGGGTGGCCGCGACAAGGGCGCGGAACTGGCCCCACTGCGCGGGGCCGCTCAGGGGCGCGTGCGTCACGTGGTGGCCTTCGGTGAGGATGGCCCACGCTTCGCTGCCGAGTTGGGACTTCCCTACACCGTTATTCCCATGCAGGCGGGTCAGGGCGCACAAGCTATGCAGGACGCGGTCACCGAAGCCCTACGATATTTACCTGAAGGCCAGGGCAGCGTGCTGCTGGCACCCATCGGCACGTCGTTTGACTTGTTCGCCAACTACCAAGAGCGGGGAGCGGCCTTCCGGCAGGCGGTGGAGGAGCGTTTAGCCCCTTCAAGTGCTGCAGACCTACAGGAGACGCCAGCATGA
- a CDS encoding FtsW/RodA/SpoVE family cell cycle protein: MNLPLLIAQILLLVLGLVGVAAGAPEEALDHGLKAVVALIITVLVAQFRPKAFMQLGIWVWLSSLVMLVLVLFIGVGTAESTGTRRWLDFGGPFRFQPSEIAKLGLVLQLASFFARRGVYKKLVSASLMILITTLLILVEPDLGTAVLTFALGVVVMYSAGVRITNIAAFLMFLTMISLPFISIYLERNPYIQERIFGHTERAEVLEQGLDQIGKAHRDLSNGGVWGLGPDAPRYTLFAAHTDLVISSIGFSLGLIGVLTVLFAYWIIVHTSLNIAQLASKVRPLTPSVHGAAVLAVGCMFLIVGQAMINLAVAVGFLPVTGIPLPLVSYGFSSMLVMSVAMGILHSSMREVQRGLETMKAAQATQTEALPSAPQLPQPQPEPVDLR, translated from the coding sequence ATGAACCTGCCCCTGTTGATCGCCCAGATTCTGCTGCTGGTGCTGGGGCTGGTCGGCGTCGCTGCGGGCGCACCCGAAGAGGCGCTGGATCACGGCCTCAAGGCTGTCGTTGCCCTGATAATCACCGTACTGGTCGCGCAGTTTCGCCCCAAGGCGTTTATGCAACTGGGCATCTGGGTCTGGCTGAGTTCCCTGGTGATGCTGGTGCTGGTGCTGTTTATCGGGGTGGGCACGGCCGAAAGTACCGGCACCCGGCGCTGGCTGGATTTTGGCGGGCCGTTCCGCTTTCAGCCTTCCGAGATCGCCAAGCTGGGGCTGGTGCTACAACTGGCATCGTTTTTTGCGCGGCGCGGGGTCTACAAGAAATTGGTGAGTGCCAGCCTGATGATTCTGATCACGACCCTGCTGATCCTGGTCGAGCCGGACCTGGGGACCGCGGTCCTCACGTTTGCCCTGGGCGTGGTGGTGATGTACTCGGCGGGCGTGCGGATCACCAACATCGCTGCCTTTTTGATGTTCCTGACCATGATCAGCTTGCCGTTCATCAGCATTTACCTGGAGCGCAATCCCTATATTCAGGAACGCATTTTCGGGCACACCGAGCGTGCGGAAGTGCTGGAACAGGGCCTAGACCAGATCGGCAAGGCGCACCGCGACCTGAGCAACGGTGGCGTGTGGGGACTGGGACCAGACGCGCCCCGCTATACGCTGTTCGCAGCCCACACCGACCTGGTGATCTCCTCTATCGGCTTCAGCCTGGGCCTGATTGGCGTGCTGACCGTACTTTTTGCTTACTGGATCATCGTGCACACCTCGCTGAATATCGCGCAGCTGGCCTCCAAGGTGCGTCCCCTGACGCCATCGGTCCACGGCGCAGCGGTCCTGGCGGTGGGCTGCATGTTCCTGATCGTGGGTCAAGCGATGATCAACCTGGCCGTGGCGGTGGGCTTTTTGCCCGTCACGGGCATTCCACTGCCGCTGGTCAGCTACGGCTTTTCGAGCATGCTGGTCATGTCTGTAGCAATGGGCATTTTGCATTCCTCCATGCGCGAAGTGCAGCGGGGCCTGGAGACCATGAAGGCGGCCCAGGCCACCCAGACTGAAGCCCTCCCCTCAGCGCCACAGCTCCCTCAGCCCCAGCCAGAGCCGGTAGATCTACGGTAG
- a CDS encoding vWA domain-containing protein, which translates to MAYPTPLIRLGLLLLLAGCAAPRGELSAGTDTPGPADARCALPSVPSAAPDSNAAAPAALPDSMRAVFVLDTSGSMVGLGDGKADIFEQVKAAVLRYVTAHQPTQVEVFTFNSGLKSRQSYTLPADRAQFEQDMQALQANGNNTHLYRSVGEALGSLSAQPTQLTNVFVLTDGVDNDPSQQVSAAQAVSAYAARGPLDSFHYLALGTEIPAEAAQALAQDSYAEGRTYPVGQVPDLTQLGNRVQRVQAGSSLPLNLPDGTPVQLHVPLLPGLSQVSLEADQVQGGRVPLRVLGEVPSGTPGLLCADTAGLGGTQQSAGRLQKVLLRFELPGTAGLRLLNPGADRTLRPGETVTLRYSLSQDALSSLTPDIILRSGFNTSPSEGLAVERLYEPGGRHLGVRLTNTGLPDGQTVPLNWLLPDGRALSLGEITGAAGRSEGLVAPAADTRPGIAEVDPGTTAPAGSPAAPATDAPDSDTDAAPALSLAELWPLLLGLALAAAGLWLLRQNRGQPGPQKPAGLAGLKRRPAPKPAPSPLAERARAGTQAEERPRHVTVSQAQPVTPVAAGTPAFDQDVPTIEGLEYSDDRFLCLFGTDGRMGTVNAPSTGAFDVGQVAGVPHLSGLRVERHRAGLRVLRAPADLEVSQGTRLLGLGDVVRPGTLLGLQMAESSRAKTPPLGELSGLGLPLHLTADAGDTLKVVGRYAEHHLGLPGGVTDLGEACKAPSLRGLRVTLVGGRVLIADIPARLRLQRPRVRGESGEQPPLRPGTFLPPKTEIHFKGYEDSE; encoded by the coding sequence ATGGCTTATCCCACTCCGCTGATCCGCCTTGGCCTGCTGCTGCTGCTGGCTGGTTGCGCGGCTCCCAGAGGTGAACTCTCCGCAGGCACCGACACTCCTGGCCCCGCAGACGCCCGCTGCGCTTTGCCCAGCGTCCCCAGTGCTGCCCCGGACAGCAACGCCGCCGCGCCCGCTGCCCTCCCCGACAGCATGCGGGCCGTCTTTGTGCTGGATACTTCCGGCAGCATGGTCGGGCTGGGAGACGGCAAGGCAGACATCTTTGAACAGGTCAAAGCTGCGGTGCTGAGGTATGTCACGGCGCACCAACCTACTCAGGTGGAGGTATTCACCTTCAACAGCGGTCTGAAGTCACGCCAGAGCTACACACTGCCGGCAGACCGGGCGCAGTTTGAACAGGATATGCAGGCGCTCCAGGCCAACGGCAACAACACCCACCTGTACCGCTCGGTGGGCGAGGCGCTGGGCAGCCTGAGCGCCCAGCCGACCCAGCTGACCAACGTGTTCGTGCTGACCGACGGCGTGGACAATGATCCGTCCCAGCAGGTCAGTGCAGCGCAGGCTGTGTCGGCTTACGCGGCGCGGGGGCCGCTGGACTCGTTTCACTATCTGGCGCTGGGCACGGAGATTCCCGCCGAGGCGGCGCAGGCGCTGGCCCAAGACAGCTACGCCGAGGGGCGGACCTACCCGGTGGGCCAGGTGCCCGACCTGACCCAACTGGGCAACCGGGTGCAGCGGGTGCAAGCAGGCAGTTCACTGCCGCTCAACCTGCCTGACGGCACGCCTGTCCAGTTGCACGTCCCACTGCTGCCCGGCCTGAGCCAAGTCAGCCTGGAAGCGGACCAGGTGCAGGGCGGACGGGTTCCGCTGCGCGTGCTGGGCGAGGTGCCTAGCGGCACACCGGGGCTGCTGTGCGCTGACACTGCTGGTCTGGGCGGCACCCAGCAAAGTGCAGGCCGTTTGCAAAAGGTGCTGCTGCGCTTTGAGCTGCCGGGCACCGCTGGTCTGCGCTTACTGAATCCTGGCGCGGACCGGACCCTGCGCCCCGGCGAGACAGTCACGCTGCGCTACAGCCTGAGCCAGGATGCCCTGAGCAGCCTGACCCCGGACATCATTCTGCGTTCAGGCTTCAACACATCGCCCAGTGAAGGCCTGGCGGTCGAACGGCTGTATGAACCGGGTGGACGTCACTTGGGTGTGCGCCTGACCAACACGGGCCTGCCGGACGGACAGACCGTGCCGCTGAACTGGCTGCTCCCAGATGGCCGCGCCCTGTCGCTGGGAGAGATCACCGGAGCGGCCGGGCGCAGTGAAGGGCTGGTCGCCCCGGCAGCCGACACACGTCCTGGCATTGCCGAGGTGGACCCGGGAACGACTGCGCCAGCTGGCAGCCCCGCTGCGCCCGCAACCGATGCCCCAGACTCAGACACCGACGCTGCACCCGCCCTCAGTCTGGCTGAGCTGTGGCCCCTGCTGCTGGGCCTGGCTCTGGCTGCGGCTGGCCTGTGGCTGCTGCGTCAAAACCGGGGCCAACCGGGGCCGCAGAAACCGGCTGGCCTGGCGGGACTCAAGCGCCGACCTGCGCCTAAACCCGCTCCCTCTCCACTGGCCGAACGCGCCCGCGCTGGCACCCAGGCCGAGGAGCGTCCCCGGCACGTCACCGTTTCACAGGCCCAGCCCGTGACCCCCGTGGCCGCCGGCACGCCCGCCTTCGATCAGGACGTCCCCACCATCGAAGGGCTGGAATACTCCGATGATCGCTTCCTGTGCCTGTTCGGGACCGATGGCCGGATGGGGACGGTCAATGCTCCCAGCACGGGAGCGTTTGATGTGGGACAAGTGGCTGGTGTACCGCACCTCAGCGGCCTAAGGGTTGAGCGGCACCGCGCCGGACTGCGGGTGTTACGGGCCCCCGCCGATCTGGAAGTATCGCAGGGCACCCGCCTCCTCGGTCTTGGCGACGTGGTCCGTCCGGGGACGCTGCTGGGACTGCAGATGGCGGAATCCAGCCGCGCCAAGACGCCCCCGCTGGGCGAACTGAGCGGCCTGGGCCTGCCGCTGCACCTGACCGCCGACGCGGGCGACACCCTCAAGGTGGTGGGGCGCTACGCCGAGCACCACCTGGGTCTGCCGGGCGGCGTGACCGACCTGGGCGAAGCGTGCAAGGCTCCATCGCTGCGCGGCCTGCGGGTCACGCTGGTAGGAGGCCGGGTGCTGATCGCCGACATTCCGGCCCGGTTGCGGCTACAGCGTCCCAGGGTGCGCGGCGAAAGTGGCGAGCAGCCACCGCTGCGGCCCGGCACCTTCCTGCCGCCCAAAACCGAAATCCATTTCAAAGGCTACGAGGACTCCGAGTGA